From a single Hypomesus transpacificus isolate Combined female chromosome 14, fHypTra1, whole genome shotgun sequence genomic region:
- the tjp1b gene encoding tight junction protein ZO-1 isoform X4, with protein MEETVIWEQHTVTLHRAPGFGFGIAISGGRDNPHFQSGETSIVISDVLKGGPAEGLLQENDRVVMVNAVSMDNVEHAYAVQQLRKSGKNAKITIRRKRKVHVPMSRLGERETMSEHDEEEDSYDEEIYETRSARSGPSAYGGATGRRSGRSAGRRDRDRERERSGSRDRSISPRSDHRSINLPPRPAKVTLVKSRKNEAEYGLRLASHIFVKDISPESLAARDGNIQEGDVVLKINGTVTENLSLIDAKKLIERSKGKLKMVVQRDERATLLNIPDMDDSIPSANASDRDDISDIHSLASDHSTRSHERHRSSRSRSPDRQEPSEHSRHSPPQISNGSHRSREDERISKPIPMSAKLAEELPSPKPQEPSGGRDDKLLPPLPEPKPVYAQPGQPDVDLPVSPSDAPVPSAAHDDSILRPSMKLVKFKKGESVGLRLAGGNDVGIFVAGVLEDSPAAKEGLEEGDQILRVNNVDFANIIREEAVLFLLDLPKGEEVTILAQKKKDVYRRIVESDVGDSFYIRTHFEYEKESPYGLSFNKGEVFRVVDTLYNGKLGSWLAIRIGKNHQEVERGIIPNKNRAEQLSSVQYTLPKTAGGDRADFWRFRGLRSSKRNLRKSREDLSAQPVQTKFPAYERVVLREAGFLRPVVIFGPIADVAREKLAREEPDLFELAKSEPRDAGTDQRSSGIIRLHTIKQIIDRDKHAVLDITPNAVDRLNYAQWYPIVVFLNPDNKQGVKNMRTRLCPESRKSARKLYERALKLRKNNHHLFTTTINMNNMNDGWYGALKETTQQQQNQLVWVSEGKADGAPEDDLDIHDDRLSYLSAPGSEYSMYSTDSRHTSDYEDTDTEGGAYTDQELDETLNDEVGLPTEPAITRSSEPVREDPPVIQDAPGYPGYQHPVQPDPANRIDPAGFKMAAPQQQDETEAALVMPSPLWASAAPPAVEQPVLLEGMSPEEAPTGAPAPQAPPLSSPAPELAPPPPPHESLPSGPEPQMYKKDLYSMEESVRVNHGLKPSLSYSHQPSYPDKQPYRDYDHPPYGYNTGAGGFAEPKPLNFDSHLHHYDDRVPNYDDQWPPYDQHTSPQPPGYQPGPQQPPLGYSPRPPYEDGPGRDYSPPQPRYDGAPPVGYDGRPRHGKAGPVRYDEPPPAAGYEARSPYEPESHSFPINSPRSPEPPKQYYSDSASRPPYNPGPPNRGYKPGMHEPVMNSEPPLPPPKPEALSSPGEPGMSAGPKPLPPPPRAEPEDDPAMKPQSVLNRVKMFENKRSVSVDRAKDAGDGTVLRPADAPKPVIAPGPVLKANSLSNLEQDKSTYRDPEPQKPQSKPLDDTVRSNHYDQDEDEEYYRKQLSYFDRRSFDSKAMQPGPGVNRFHELAKPAQLTYPYNRAESVEKVSPVEKRYEPLPQISPSSQYGPPTPAIPPNTLPKLSANEVNSLPDALCSPNPKLEVALRPPTREDPLQGNYLSQKSPVNGTDAPPKILGAPTPTSYNRYIPRPYTSSARPFERKFESPKFNHNLLPNDTQAKTELVSKPSLVNNNSSSSKPQLSPQPQDHDSGLDTFTHTMDNRPKYQHNNVNAIPKAIPVSPSALEDDEEDEGHTVVATARGIFNCNGGVLSSMETGVSIIIPQGAIPESVEQEIYFKVCRDNSILPPLDKEKGETLLSPLVMCGPHGLKFLKPVELRLPHCASMTPDGDPKTWQNKSLPGDPNYLVGANCVSVLIDHF; from the exons ATGGAGGAGACTGTCATATGGGAACAGCACACAGTGACTCTGCACAGG gcACCAGGGTTTGGCTTTGGGATAGCCATCTCAGGCGGTCGGGATAACCCTCATTTTCAGAGCGGCGAGACCTCCATCGTTATCTCAGATGTCCTGAAGGGAGGCCCTGCAGAAGGCCTTCTGCA GGAAAATGACAGAGTTGTGATGGTCAATGCTGTCTCCATGGACAACGTGGAGCATGCGTACGCGGTCCAACAGCTTCGGAAAAGTGGGAAGAATGCGAAAATC ACCATCAGGAGGAAGCGGAAGGTCCACGTTCCCATGAGTCGCCTGGGCGAGAGGGAGACCATGTCTGAGcacgacgaggaggaggacagctaCGACGAGGAGATCTACGAGACGAGGAGCGCTCGGAGCGGCCCCAGCGCGTACGGCGGGGCCACGGGTCGCCGCAGCGGACGCAGCGCCGGGCGACGGGACCGCGACAGGGAGCGCGAGCGCAGCGGCTCCAGAGACAGGAGCATCTCCCCGCGCTCAGACCACCGCTCCATCAACCTCCCCCCGCGGCCCGCCAAGGTCACCCTCGTCAAATCCCGCAAAAATGAAG CAGAATATGGCCTGCGCTTGGCCAGCCACATCTTCGTGAAGGACATCTCCCCTGAGAGCCTGGCGGCCCGGGACGGCAACATCCAGGAGGGGGACGTGGTGCTGAAG ATCAATGGCACAGTGACAGAAAACCTCTCCTTGATAGACGCTAAGAAGCTGATTGAAAGGTCAAAGGGCAAGCTAAAAATGGTGGtgcagagggatgagagagcgaCGCTGCTAAACATTCCGGACATGGACGACAGTATCCCCTCCGCCAACGCCTCCGACAGAGACG ACATTTCAGACATCCATTCGCTGGCGTCCGACCATTCCACCCGATCACACGAGCGCCATCGCAGCAGCCGCTCCCGGTCCCCGGACAGACAGGAGCCCTCGGAACACTCCAGACACTCACCTCCGCAGATCAGCAACGGCAG TCACAGGAGTCGGGAAGATGAGAGGATCTCTAAGCCCATCCCCATGTCAGCCAAGCTGGCCGAAGAGCTTCCTAGCCCCAAGCCCCAGGAGCCGTCCGGGGGCCGTGACGATAAactgcttccccctctcccag AGCCCAAACCAGTGTACGCCCAGCCCGGCCAGCCTGATGTAGACCTGCCTGTCAGCCCCTCTGATGCCCCAGTGCCCAGCGCCGCACACGATGACAGCATCCTCAg GCCGAGCATGAAGCTGGTGAAGTtcaagaagggagagagtgtgggcCTGCGGCTGGCGGGGGGGAACGACGTGGGCATCTTCGTGGCCGGGGTGCTGGAGGACAGCCCCGCAGCCAAggagggtctggaggagggggatcaGATACTCAGG GTTAACAACGTGGACTTTGCCAACATCATCCGAGAAGAGGCGGTGCTGTTCCTGCTGGACCTTCCTAAAGGTGAAGAGGTCACTATCCTGGCCCAGAAGAAGAAGGATG TGTATCGGCGGATTGTGGAGTCTGACGTGGGCGATTCCTTCTACATCCGCACCCACTTTGAGTATGAGAAGGAGTCTCCTTACGGCCTGAGCTTCAACAAGGGGGAGGTGTTCCGTGTGGTCGACACCCTCTACAACGGCAAGCTGGGCTCCTGGCTCGCCATCCGCATCGGCAAGAACCACCAGGAGGTGGAGCGGGGCATCATCCCCAACAagaacag agcagagcagctgtCCAGCGTGCAGTACACCCTCCCTAAAACCGCGGGGGGCGACAGGGCTGACTTCTGGAGGTTCCGCGGCCTGCGCAGCTCCAAGAGGAACCTGAGGAAGAGCCGGGAGGACCTGTCGGCCCAGCCCGTCCAGACCAAGTTCCCCGCCTACGAGAGGGTGGTtctgagagagg CTGGTTTCCTGAGGCCTGTGGTTATATTTGGGCCGATCGCAGATGTTGCGAGGGAGAAGCTTGCCAGAGAGGAGCCTGATCTGTTtgagctagcca AGAGTGAACCAAGAGACGCTGGCACAGACCAGAGGAGTTCGGGAATCATCCGTCTTCACACCATCAAGCAGATCATTGACAGA GACAAGCATGCGGTGCTGGACATCACGCCTAACGCGGTGGACAGGCTGAACTACGCCCAGTGGTACCCCATCGTGGTGTTCCTCAACCCCGACAACAAGCAGGGGGTGAAGAACATGAGGACCCGACTGTGCCCCGAGTCCAGGAAGAGCGCCAGGAAGCTGTATGAGCGCGCCCTCAAACTTAGGAAGAACAACCACCACCTGTTCACca ccaCCATCAACATGAACAACATGAACGACGGCTGGTATGGAGCCCTGAAGGAGACgacccagcagcagcagaaccagCTGGTCTGGGTGTCCGAGGGCAAG GCTGACGGGGCGCCCGAGGACGACCTTGACATCCACGACGACCGCCTGTCCTACCTGTCGGCCCCGGGCAGCGAGTATTCCATGTACAGCACGGACAGCCGCCACACCTCCGACTACGAGGACACGGACACGGAGGGCGGGGCCTACACCGACCAGGAGCTGGACGAGACCCTGAACGACGAGGTGGGCCTGCCCACGGAGCCCGCCATCACCCGCTCCTCCGAGCCCGTGCGAGAGGACCCGCCCGTCATCCAGGACGCCCCCGGTTACCCCGGCTATCAGCACCCCGTGCAGCCGGACCCCGCCAACCGCATTGATCCTGCTGGGTTCAAAATGGCCGCCCCTCAGCAG CAAGACGAGACTGAGGCTGCTCTGGTCATGCCCTCGCCCCTCTGGGCCTCGGCAGCGCCCCCTGCTGTTGAGCAACCTGTACTGCTAGAGGGTATGAGCCCAGAGGAGGCTCCCACTGGAGCGCCAGCTCCTCAGGCCCCGCCCCTTAGCAGCCCCGCCCCCGAGctagccccacccccaccaccacacgaATCCCTCCCGTCTGGGCCAGAACCACAG atgtACAAAAAAGATCTGTACAGCATGGAGGAGTCTGTGCGTGTGAACCATGGCCTGAAGCCGTCCCTGAGCTACAGTCACCAGCCCTCGTACCCTGACAAACAGCCATACCGCGACTACGACCACCCGCCTTACGGATACAACACGGGCGCCGGCGGCTTCGCAGAACCAAAGCCTCTCAACTTCGACTCTCACCTGCACCACTACGACGACCGCGTGCCTAACTACGACGACCAGTGGCCCCCCTACGACCAGCATACCTCGCCCCAGCCTCCGGGCTACCAGCCGGGCCCCCAGCAGCCCCCCCTGGGCTacagcccccggcccccctaCGAGGACGGCCCAGGGAGGGACTACAGCCCCCCCCAGCCACGCTACGACGGCGCCCCCCCGGTGGGGTACGACGGCCGGCCGCGGCACGGCAAGGCGGGGCCCGTGCGCTACGACGAGCCCCCGCCCGCCGCGGGGTACGAGGCCCGCTCGCCCTACGAGCCAGAGAGCCACAGCTTCCCCATCAACTCCCCTCGCTCTCCAGAACCCCCCAAGCAGTATTACAGCGACTCCGCCTCACGGCCCCCCTACAACCCTGGGCCTCCTAACAGGGGCTACAAGCCAGGGATGCACGAGCCCGTCATGAACTCTgaaccccccctgccccctcccaaaCCAGAAGCCCTGTCCTCGCCAGGAGAGCCCGGCATGTCCGCCGGccctaagcccctccccccaccgccGAGGGCGGAGCCTGAAGACGACCCCGCCATGAAGCCCCAGTCGGTCCTCAACAGGGTGAAGATGTTTGAGAACAAGCGCTCCGTGTCTGTGGACCGGGCCAAGGACGCGGGAGACGGCACCGTCCTCAGA CCTGCCGATGCTCCCAAACCTGTCATTGCGCCCGGGCCAGTCCTCAAAGCCAACTCCCTCAGCAACCTGGAGCAGGACAAGTCTACATACAG agacCCAGAGCCTCAGAAGCCTCAGTCCAAACCTCTGGATGACACGGTGCGCTCCAACCACTACGAccaggacgaggacgaggagtaCTACAGGAAGCAGCTGTCCTACTTCGACCGCCGGAGTTTTGACAGCAAGGCCATGCAGCCTGGCCCGGGGGTCAACCGCTTCCATGAGCTGGCCAAACCCGCCCAGCTGACCTATCCTTACAATAG GGCGGAGTCCGTGGAGAAGGTGAGTCCTGTGGAGAAGAGGTACGAGCCCCTGCCTCAGATCAGCCCCTCCTCCCAGTATGGGCCGCCCACCCCCGCCATCCCACCCAACACGCTGCCCAAGCTCAGCGCCAACGAGG tgaactccctccctgatgccctctGCTCCCCCAACCCCAAACTTGAGGTCGCCCTACGGCCCCCAACCAGGGAGGACCCCCTCCAGGGGAACTACCTCTCCCAGAAGTCCCCCGTCAATGGCACAGACGCTCCCCCCAAAATCCTGGGCGCCCCCACACCCACCAGCTACAACCGCTACATCCCCCGGCCGTACACCAGCTCGGCCCGGCCCTTCGAGCGCAAGTTCGAGAGCCCCAAGTTCAACCACAACTTGCTGCCCAACGACACGCAGGCCAAGACGGAGCTGGTCAGCAAGCCCAGCCtggtcaacaacaacagcagcagcagcaaaccTCAGCTGTCCCCACAGCCCCAGGACCACGACAGCGGCCTGGACACGTTCACTCACACCATGGATAACAGGCCCAAGTACCAGCACAACAACGTTAACGCCATCCCCAAGGCTATCCCTGTCAG CCCCAGTGCGCtggaggatgacgaggaggatGAAGGGCACACGGTGGTGGCCACGGCTCGGGGGATCTTCAACTGTAACGGAGGGGTCCTGAGCTCCATGGAGACTGGCGTCAGCATTATCATTCCCCAGGGGGCCATCCCAGAGAGCGTGGAGCAGGAGATCTACTTCAAGGTGTGCCGGGACAACAGCATCCTGCCTCCCCTCGACAAGGAGAAAG GAGAGACTCTGCTCAGCCCCCTGGTGATGTGTGGTCCTCACGGACTCAAGTTCCTGAAGCCCGTGGAGCTGCGCCTGCCTCACTGTGCGTCTATGACCCCTGATG GTGACCCGAAGACTTGGCAGAACAAATCTCTTCCAGGAGATCCTAACTACCTGGTGGGCGctaactgtgtgtctgtgctaatCGACCACTTCTGA
- the tjp1b gene encoding tight junction protein ZO-1 isoform X1 produces the protein MEETVIWEQHTVTLHRAPGFGFGIAISGGRDNPHFQSGETSIVISDVLKGGPAEGLLQENDRVVMVNAVSMDNVEHAYAVQQLRKSGKNAKITIRRKRKVHVPMSRLGERETMSEHDEEEDSYDEEIYETRSARSGPSAYGGATGRRSGRSAGRRDRDRERERSGSRDRSISPRSDHRSINLPPRPAKVTLVKSRKNEAEYGLRLASHIFVKDISPESLAARDGNIQEGDVVLKINGTVTENLSLIDAKKLIERSKGKLKMVVQRDERATLLNIPDMDDSIPSANASDRDDISDIHSLASDHSTRSHERHRSSRSRSPDRQEPSEHSRHSPPQISNGSHRSREDERISKPIPMSAKLAEELPSPKPQEPSGGRDDKLLPPLPEPKPVYAQPGQPDVDLPVSPSDAPVPSAAHDDSILRPSMKLVKFKKGESVGLRLAGGNDVGIFVAGVLEDSPAAKEGLEEGDQILRVNNVDFANIIREEAVLFLLDLPKGEEVTILAQKKKDVYRRIVESDVGDSFYIRTHFEYEKESPYGLSFNKGEVFRVVDTLYNGKLGSWLAIRIGKNHQEVERGIIPNKNRAEQLSSVQYTLPKTAGGDRADFWRFRGLRSSKRNLRKSREDLSAQPVQTKFPAYERVVLREAGFLRPVVIFGPIADVAREKLAREEPDLFELAKSEPRDAGTDQRSSGIIRLHTIKQIIDRDKHAVLDITPNAVDRLNYAQWYPIVVFLNPDNKQGVKNMRTRLCPESRKSARKLYERALKLRKNNHHLFTTTINMNNMNDGWYGALKETTQQQQNQLVWVSEGKADGAPEDDLDIHDDRLSYLSAPGSEYSMYSTDSRHTSDYEDTDTEGGAYTDQELDETLNDEVGLPTEPAITRSSEPVREDPPVIQDAPGYPGYQHPVQPDPANRIDPAGFKMAAPQQQDETEAALVMPSPLWASAAPPAVEQPVLLEGMSPEEAPTGAPAPQAPPLSSPAPELAPPPPPHESLPSGPEPQMYKKDLYSMEESVRVNHGLKPSLSYSHQPSYPDKQPYRDYDHPPYGYNTGAGGFAEPKPLNFDSHLHHYDDRVPNYDDQWPPYDQHTSPQPPGYQPGPQQPPLGYSPRPPYEDGPGRDYSPPQPRYDGAPPVGYDGRPRHGKAGPVRYDEPPPAAGYEARSPYEPESHSFPINSPRSPEPPKQYYSDSASRPPYNPGPPNRGYKPGMHEPVMNSEPPLPPPKPEALSSPGEPGMSAGPKPLPPPPRAEPEDDPAMKPQSVLNRVKMFENKRSVSVDRAKDAGDGTVLRPADAPKPVIAPGPVLKANSLSNLEQDKSTYRDPEPQKPQSKPLDDTVRSNHYDQDEDEEYYRKQLSYFDRRSFDSKAMQPGPGVNRFHELAKPAQLTYPYNRAESVEKVSPVEKRYEPLPQISPSSQYGPPTPAIPPNTLPKLSANEVNSLPDALCSPNPKLEVALRPPTREDPLQGNYLSQKSPVNGTDAPPKILGAPTPTSYNRYIPRPYTSSARPFERKFESPKFNHNLLPNDTQAKTELVSKPSLVNNNSSSSKPQLSPQPQDHDSGLDTFTHTMDNRPKYQHNNVNAIPKAIPVSPSALEDDEEDEGHTVVATARGIFNCNGGVLSSMETGVSIIIPQGAIPESVEQEIYFKVCRDNSILPPLDKEKGETLLSPLVMCGPHGLKFLKPVELRLPHCASMTPDGWSFALKSSDSSSGDPKTWQNKSLPGDPNYLVGANCVSVLIDHF, from the exons ATGGAGGAGACTGTCATATGGGAACAGCACACAGTGACTCTGCACAGG gcACCAGGGTTTGGCTTTGGGATAGCCATCTCAGGCGGTCGGGATAACCCTCATTTTCAGAGCGGCGAGACCTCCATCGTTATCTCAGATGTCCTGAAGGGAGGCCCTGCAGAAGGCCTTCTGCA GGAAAATGACAGAGTTGTGATGGTCAATGCTGTCTCCATGGACAACGTGGAGCATGCGTACGCGGTCCAACAGCTTCGGAAAAGTGGGAAGAATGCGAAAATC ACCATCAGGAGGAAGCGGAAGGTCCACGTTCCCATGAGTCGCCTGGGCGAGAGGGAGACCATGTCTGAGcacgacgaggaggaggacagctaCGACGAGGAGATCTACGAGACGAGGAGCGCTCGGAGCGGCCCCAGCGCGTACGGCGGGGCCACGGGTCGCCGCAGCGGACGCAGCGCCGGGCGACGGGACCGCGACAGGGAGCGCGAGCGCAGCGGCTCCAGAGACAGGAGCATCTCCCCGCGCTCAGACCACCGCTCCATCAACCTCCCCCCGCGGCCCGCCAAGGTCACCCTCGTCAAATCCCGCAAAAATGAAG CAGAATATGGCCTGCGCTTGGCCAGCCACATCTTCGTGAAGGACATCTCCCCTGAGAGCCTGGCGGCCCGGGACGGCAACATCCAGGAGGGGGACGTGGTGCTGAAG ATCAATGGCACAGTGACAGAAAACCTCTCCTTGATAGACGCTAAGAAGCTGATTGAAAGGTCAAAGGGCAAGCTAAAAATGGTGGtgcagagggatgagagagcgaCGCTGCTAAACATTCCGGACATGGACGACAGTATCCCCTCCGCCAACGCCTCCGACAGAGACG ACATTTCAGACATCCATTCGCTGGCGTCCGACCATTCCACCCGATCACACGAGCGCCATCGCAGCAGCCGCTCCCGGTCCCCGGACAGACAGGAGCCCTCGGAACACTCCAGACACTCACCTCCGCAGATCAGCAACGGCAG TCACAGGAGTCGGGAAGATGAGAGGATCTCTAAGCCCATCCCCATGTCAGCCAAGCTGGCCGAAGAGCTTCCTAGCCCCAAGCCCCAGGAGCCGTCCGGGGGCCGTGACGATAAactgcttccccctctcccag AGCCCAAACCAGTGTACGCCCAGCCCGGCCAGCCTGATGTAGACCTGCCTGTCAGCCCCTCTGATGCCCCAGTGCCCAGCGCCGCACACGATGACAGCATCCTCAg GCCGAGCATGAAGCTGGTGAAGTtcaagaagggagagagtgtgggcCTGCGGCTGGCGGGGGGGAACGACGTGGGCATCTTCGTGGCCGGGGTGCTGGAGGACAGCCCCGCAGCCAAggagggtctggaggagggggatcaGATACTCAGG GTTAACAACGTGGACTTTGCCAACATCATCCGAGAAGAGGCGGTGCTGTTCCTGCTGGACCTTCCTAAAGGTGAAGAGGTCACTATCCTGGCCCAGAAGAAGAAGGATG TGTATCGGCGGATTGTGGAGTCTGACGTGGGCGATTCCTTCTACATCCGCACCCACTTTGAGTATGAGAAGGAGTCTCCTTACGGCCTGAGCTTCAACAAGGGGGAGGTGTTCCGTGTGGTCGACACCCTCTACAACGGCAAGCTGGGCTCCTGGCTCGCCATCCGCATCGGCAAGAACCACCAGGAGGTGGAGCGGGGCATCATCCCCAACAagaacag agcagagcagctgtCCAGCGTGCAGTACACCCTCCCTAAAACCGCGGGGGGCGACAGGGCTGACTTCTGGAGGTTCCGCGGCCTGCGCAGCTCCAAGAGGAACCTGAGGAAGAGCCGGGAGGACCTGTCGGCCCAGCCCGTCCAGACCAAGTTCCCCGCCTACGAGAGGGTGGTtctgagagagg CTGGTTTCCTGAGGCCTGTGGTTATATTTGGGCCGATCGCAGATGTTGCGAGGGAGAAGCTTGCCAGAGAGGAGCCTGATCTGTTtgagctagcca AGAGTGAACCAAGAGACGCTGGCACAGACCAGAGGAGTTCGGGAATCATCCGTCTTCACACCATCAAGCAGATCATTGACAGA GACAAGCATGCGGTGCTGGACATCACGCCTAACGCGGTGGACAGGCTGAACTACGCCCAGTGGTACCCCATCGTGGTGTTCCTCAACCCCGACAACAAGCAGGGGGTGAAGAACATGAGGACCCGACTGTGCCCCGAGTCCAGGAAGAGCGCCAGGAAGCTGTATGAGCGCGCCCTCAAACTTAGGAAGAACAACCACCACCTGTTCACca ccaCCATCAACATGAACAACATGAACGACGGCTGGTATGGAGCCCTGAAGGAGACgacccagcagcagcagaaccagCTGGTCTGGGTGTCCGAGGGCAAG GCTGACGGGGCGCCCGAGGACGACCTTGACATCCACGACGACCGCCTGTCCTACCTGTCGGCCCCGGGCAGCGAGTATTCCATGTACAGCACGGACAGCCGCCACACCTCCGACTACGAGGACACGGACACGGAGGGCGGGGCCTACACCGACCAGGAGCTGGACGAGACCCTGAACGACGAGGTGGGCCTGCCCACGGAGCCCGCCATCACCCGCTCCTCCGAGCCCGTGCGAGAGGACCCGCCCGTCATCCAGGACGCCCCCGGTTACCCCGGCTATCAGCACCCCGTGCAGCCGGACCCCGCCAACCGCATTGATCCTGCTGGGTTCAAAATGGCCGCCCCTCAGCAG CAAGACGAGACTGAGGCTGCTCTGGTCATGCCCTCGCCCCTCTGGGCCTCGGCAGCGCCCCCTGCTGTTGAGCAACCTGTACTGCTAGAGGGTATGAGCCCAGAGGAGGCTCCCACTGGAGCGCCAGCTCCTCAGGCCCCGCCCCTTAGCAGCCCCGCCCCCGAGctagccccacccccaccaccacacgaATCCCTCCCGTCTGGGCCAGAACCACAG atgtACAAAAAAGATCTGTACAGCATGGAGGAGTCTGTGCGTGTGAACCATGGCCTGAAGCCGTCCCTGAGCTACAGTCACCAGCCCTCGTACCCTGACAAACAGCCATACCGCGACTACGACCACCCGCCTTACGGATACAACACGGGCGCCGGCGGCTTCGCAGAACCAAAGCCTCTCAACTTCGACTCTCACCTGCACCACTACGACGACCGCGTGCCTAACTACGACGACCAGTGGCCCCCCTACGACCAGCATACCTCGCCCCAGCCTCCGGGCTACCAGCCGGGCCCCCAGCAGCCCCCCCTGGGCTacagcccccggcccccctaCGAGGACGGCCCAGGGAGGGACTACAGCCCCCCCCAGCCACGCTACGACGGCGCCCCCCCGGTGGGGTACGACGGCCGGCCGCGGCACGGCAAGGCGGGGCCCGTGCGCTACGACGAGCCCCCGCCCGCCGCGGGGTACGAGGCCCGCTCGCCCTACGAGCCAGAGAGCCACAGCTTCCCCATCAACTCCCCTCGCTCTCCAGAACCCCCCAAGCAGTATTACAGCGACTCCGCCTCACGGCCCCCCTACAACCCTGGGCCTCCTAACAGGGGCTACAAGCCAGGGATGCACGAGCCCGTCATGAACTCTgaaccccccctgccccctcccaaaCCAGAAGCCCTGTCCTCGCCAGGAGAGCCCGGCATGTCCGCCGGccctaagcccctccccccaccgccGAGGGCGGAGCCTGAAGACGACCCCGCCATGAAGCCCCAGTCGGTCCTCAACAGGGTGAAGATGTTTGAGAACAAGCGCTCCGTGTCTGTGGACCGGGCCAAGGACGCGGGAGACGGCACCGTCCTCAGA CCTGCCGATGCTCCCAAACCTGTCATTGCGCCCGGGCCAGTCCTCAAAGCCAACTCCCTCAGCAACCTGGAGCAGGACAAGTCTACATACAG agacCCAGAGCCTCAGAAGCCTCAGTCCAAACCTCTGGATGACACGGTGCGCTCCAACCACTACGAccaggacgaggacgaggagtaCTACAGGAAGCAGCTGTCCTACTTCGACCGCCGGAGTTTTGACAGCAAGGCCATGCAGCCTGGCCCGGGGGTCAACCGCTTCCATGAGCTGGCCAAACCCGCCCAGCTGACCTATCCTTACAATAG GGCGGAGTCCGTGGAGAAGGTGAGTCCTGTGGAGAAGAGGTACGAGCCCCTGCCTCAGATCAGCCCCTCCTCCCAGTATGGGCCGCCCACCCCCGCCATCCCACCCAACACGCTGCCCAAGCTCAGCGCCAACGAGG tgaactccctccctgatgccctctGCTCCCCCAACCCCAAACTTGAGGTCGCCCTACGGCCCCCAACCAGGGAGGACCCCCTCCAGGGGAACTACCTCTCCCAGAAGTCCCCCGTCAATGGCACAGACGCTCCCCCCAAAATCCTGGGCGCCCCCACACCCACCAGCTACAACCGCTACATCCCCCGGCCGTACACCAGCTCGGCCCGGCCCTTCGAGCGCAAGTTCGAGAGCCCCAAGTTCAACCACAACTTGCTGCCCAACGACACGCAGGCCAAGACGGAGCTGGTCAGCAAGCCCAGCCtggtcaacaacaacagcagcagcagcaaaccTCAGCTGTCCCCACAGCCCCAGGACCACGACAGCGGCCTGGACACGTTCACTCACACCATGGATAACAGGCCCAAGTACCAGCACAACAACGTTAACGCCATCCCCAAGGCTATCCCTGTCAG CCCCAGTGCGCtggaggatgacgaggaggatGAAGGGCACACGGTGGTGGCCACGGCTCGGGGGATCTTCAACTGTAACGGAGGGGTCCTGAGCTCCATGGAGACTGGCGTCAGCATTATCATTCCCCAGGGGGCCATCCCAGAGAGCGTGGAGCAGGAGATCTACTTCAAGGTGTGCCGGGACAACAGCATCCTGCCTCCCCTCGACAAGGAGAAAG GAGAGACTCTGCTCAGCCCCCTGGTGATGTGTGGTCCTCACGGACTCAAGTTCCTGAAGCCCGTGGAGCTGCGCCTGCCTCACTGTGCGTCTATGACCCCTGATGGTTGGTCTTTTGCTCTAAAATCCTCCGACTCCTCGTCGG GTGACCCGAAGACTTGGCAGAACAAATCTCTTCCAGGAGATCCTAACTACCTGGTGGGCGctaactgtgtgtctgtgctaatCGACCACTTCTGA